In a single window of the Halomicroarcula saliterrae genome:
- a CDS encoding PrsW family intramembrane metalloprotease → MQPSKLLRVAKWEVTKNAGGVDKQTIVVMVLAILAMGSVAAVAASGSGSGLEADIYRVGVEESSPYYAVADADPSFRAQEPDPKALRRGDQDLTFYGTGLVGAPETGKQAAALEAFRGSAESYNDRTLAREANQTAAFPVSVTLVYQEQNGTSPLDTRTADGGDGTTTDGGSETTPSAGADGTGGTEAGGAGGTDGQAATPAGGGGASLGGIGARLTGDVQGGTPGDISPPFPFESLVLAFLYIVPMNFVIQAYGSSMLSERLNRRGELLLVTPASRGDIIGGKTLPYFLGAMGVATAITALLRFSGVAPSGSPIAVLAVLPIALLFLSATFCGAMFARSFKELTFVTVTITVTLTSYAFVPAIFTDVTPIALISPLTLVVMDLTGRPITLGEFAFSTIPPLVTALVLFGLGAGLYREEDMFTQRSIPLKVLDALAGRIKTRRSALKMSALLIPFVIVAELVAIAFLFVLDSVTLNVFGTNQSLGIVLVLGVVAVVEELGKSLHIYAGYAHARYERTLRSAIGLGALSGLGFFIAEKGLLIVRLSDLESLPIGNAAVQGATPPAGVPLWAVALLFLFAPLALHAVTAAISSVGARRGRWPYVAGVGVAVVVHFGYNLTVVSALA, encoded by the coding sequence ATGCAGCCGTCGAAGCTGCTGCGAGTCGCGAAGTGGGAGGTGACCAAGAACGCGGGTGGCGTGGACAAACAGACCATCGTCGTGATGGTCCTGGCTATCCTCGCGATGGGGAGCGTCGCGGCCGTCGCGGCCAGCGGGAGCGGCTCCGGGCTGGAGGCTGACATCTACCGCGTCGGCGTCGAGGAGTCGAGCCCGTACTACGCGGTGGCCGACGCGGACCCCAGCTTCCGCGCCCAAGAACCCGATCCGAAGGCGCTCCGGCGGGGCGACCAGGACCTCACCTTCTACGGGACCGGGCTGGTCGGCGCCCCGGAGACCGGGAAGCAGGCCGCGGCGCTCGAAGCCTTCCGCGGGAGCGCCGAATCGTACAACGACCGCACCCTGGCCCGCGAGGCCAACCAGACCGCGGCGTTCCCGGTGTCGGTGACGCTCGTCTATCAGGAGCAAAACGGGACGAGCCCGCTGGACACCCGCACCGCCGACGGGGGTGACGGCACGACGACCGACGGGGGCAGCGAGACGACGCCGTCAGCGGGAGCGGACGGCACCGGTGGGACCGAGGCCGGCGGTGCGGGCGGGACGGACGGCCAGGCAGCCACCCCCGCCGGCGGTGGCGGGGCGAGCCTCGGCGGCATCGGCGCCCGGCTCACCGGCGACGTGCAGGGCGGGACGCCGGGCGATATCTCGCCGCCGTTCCCGTTCGAGTCGCTCGTGCTCGCCTTCCTCTACATCGTGCCGATGAACTTCGTCATCCAGGCCTACGGCTCCTCGATGCTCTCGGAGCGGCTGAACCGCCGCGGCGAACTGCTGCTCGTCACGCCCGCCTCGCGCGGTGACATCATCGGCGGGAAGACGCTCCCGTACTTCCTCGGCGCGATGGGAGTCGCGACGGCAATCACCGCCCTGTTGCGCTTTTCGGGCGTCGCCCCGAGCGGGAGCCCGATAGCCGTCCTCGCGGTGTTGCCCATCGCGCTGCTGTTCCTCTCGGCGACGTTCTGTGGCGCGATGTTCGCCCGCTCGTTCAAGGAACTGACCTTCGTCACCGTCACCATCACGGTGACGCTGACCTCCTATGCCTTCGTGCCCGCCATCTTCACCGACGTGACGCCCATCGCGCTCATCTCGCCGCTGACGCTGGTCGTGATGGACCTCACGGGCCGGCCGATAACGCTCGGCGAGTTCGCGTTCTCGACGATTCCGCCGCTGGTGACCGCGCTAGTGCTGTTCGGGCTGGGCGCGGGCCTGTACCGCGAGGAGGACATGTTCACGCAGCGCTCGATTCCGCTGAAGGTGCTCGACGCGCTCGCGGGTCGCATCAAGACGCGACGGAGCGCGCTGAAGATGAGCGCCCTGCTCATCCCGTTCGTCATCGTCGCCGAACTGGTCGCTATCGCGTTCCTGTTCGTGCTGGACTCCGTGACGCTGAACGTCTTCGGGACGAACCAGTCACTGGGCATCGTCCTCGTGTTGGGCGTCGTCGCCGTGGTCGAGGAACTCGGCAAGAGCCTCCACATCTACGCCGGCTACGCACACGCACGGTACGAGCGGACGCTCCGGTCGGCTATCGGACTGGGCGCGCTCTCCGGGCTGGGCTTCTTTATCGCCGAGAAGGGGCTGCTGATCGTCCGGCTCTCCGACCTGGAGAGCCTCCCGATCGGGAACGCCGCCGTCCAGGGGGCGACGCCGCCGGCCGGCGTCCCGCTGTGGGCCGTCGCGCTCCTGTTTCTCTTCGCCCCGCTCGCCTTGCACGCGGTGACCGCCGCTATCTCCTCGGTGGGCGCCCGGCGGGGTCGCTGGCCCTACGTCGCCGGCGTCGGGGTGGCGGTCGTCGTTCACTTCGGCTACAACCTCACGGTGGTGAGCGCCCTTGCGTGA
- a CDS encoding ABC transporter ATP-binding protein, producing the protein MIEARDLRKEYGDFLAVEGSTFSVDQGEVFGVIGPNGAGKTTTLKMLAGLLEPTGGTAEIAGLDTETTEMRQQLGFLPEESPLYEEMTPISYLQFFADLYDVPGDVADERMHETLDELQLEHRERKLGDMSKGMKRKVAIARSLINDPDVLIYDEPASGLDPLTTNYVIEFTEQLAEEGKTIVFSAHNLFHVESICDRVAIMNEGQIVARGDLDELQAEYGETRYTVYTTVDVPDAVKENGNYRRVVESMDAVEATRTAAESAGGRVVDIRTEESSLEEVFLNVAEAGTRGTRYVGEDAE; encoded by the coding sequence ATGATCGAAGCCCGCGACCTTCGCAAGGAGTACGGCGACTTCCTCGCCGTTGAGGGGAGCACGTTCTCGGTCGACCAGGGCGAGGTGTTCGGGGTCATCGGTCCCAACGGGGCCGGGAAAACGACGACCCTGAAGATGCTCGCGGGGCTGCTCGAACCGACGGGGGGCACCGCCGAGATAGCCGGTCTCGACACCGAGACGACGGAGATGCGCCAGCAGCTCGGCTTCCTCCCCGAGGAGTCACCGTTGTACGAGGAGATGACGCCCATCTCGTATCTGCAGTTCTTCGCGGACCTCTACGACGTGCCCGGCGACGTGGCCGACGAGCGGATGCACGAGACGCTGGACGAGCTCCAGCTCGAACACAGGGAGCGCAAACTCGGCGACATGTCGAAGGGGATGAAACGGAAAGTCGCCATCGCCCGCTCGCTCATCAACGACCCGGACGTGCTCATCTACGACGAGCCCGCCTCCGGGCTGGACCCCCTGACGACCAACTACGTCATCGAGTTCACCGAACAGCTCGCAGAAGAGGGCAAAACCATCGTCTTCTCCGCGCACAACCTCTTTCACGTCGAGTCGATCTGTGACCGGGTCGCCATCATGAACGAGGGACAGATAGTCGCCCGGGGCGACCTCGACGAACTGCAGGCCGAATACGGCGAGACGCGCTACACCGTCTACACCACTGTCGACGTGCCGGACGCGGTCAAGGAGAACGGCAACTACCGGCGGGTCGTCGAGAGCATGGACGCCGTCGAGGCGACCCGCACCGCCGCGGAGAGCGCGGGCGGGCGGGTGGTCGATATCCGAACCGAGGAGTCCAGTCTCGAAGAGGTGTTCCTGAACGTGGCCGAGGCCGGCACCCGCGGGACGCGCTACGTCGGGGAGGACGCCGAGTAG
- a CDS encoding HVO_2901 family zinc finger protein, with protein sequence MPHTCRNCKRTFSTELQLELHLDTCSAGQLYCDECGGRFTERAATEDGWHYRCPNDDCDGSGIDDDIHQVSDARVAKQ encoded by the coding sequence ATGCCCCACACCTGCCGGAACTGCAAGCGGACGTTCAGCACGGAACTGCAGCTCGAACTCCACCTCGATACGTGCTCTGCGGGCCAGCTGTATTGCGACGAGTGCGGCGGTCGGTTCACCGAGCGGGCGGCGACGGAGGACGGATGGCACTATCGATGCCCGAACGACGACTGCGACGGGAGCGGTATCGACGACGACATCCACCAGGTATCTGACGCGAGAGTCGCCAAGCAGTAG
- a CDS encoding sensor histidine kinase encodes MSGWDPDRHVIVTGVDAADMGSLAATLEAATGLEAVAVAAGELLGDGVADADALVVVDSPPEHDGIETFRRVRADGWTLPVLLVSERVAPERVERALSAGVTEYLAAWTDDRAGELGARIRAHVRTPAMDGAVQAERWKTIVGALAHDAKNPLNVVTGRLELLDDDGPHSDAIQRSVERVESLLAELSTVATVAGPIEGVETVDLAEMVSQVWSELGGRATQLRVEVTETVEADPDCLHLVLERLFENALTHAGDDVTVTVGSTERGFYVADDGPGIPDGEYERVFEQGYGTARDGEGYGLFVAASVATAHGWDIVAGESDAGGARFDVRPT; translated from the coding sequence ATGAGTGGATGGGACCCAGACCGGCACGTGATAGTGACAGGGGTGGACGCCGCCGACATGGGGTCGCTGGCGGCGACGCTAGAGGCAGCAACCGGACTCGAAGCCGTCGCCGTCGCCGCCGGTGAGCTGCTGGGAGACGGTGTAGCCGACGCCGACGCGCTCGTCGTCGTCGACAGCCCGCCGGAACACGACGGTATCGAGACGTTCAGGCGAGTCCGAGCCGACGGGTGGACCCTGCCCGTCTTGCTGGTCAGCGAGCGCGTGGCCCCCGAGCGCGTCGAGCGGGCGCTGTCGGCCGGTGTCACGGAGTACCTCGCGGCGTGGACTGACGACCGGGCCGGCGAGCTCGGCGCTCGCATCCGGGCCCACGTCAGGACGCCGGCGATGGACGGGGCCGTCCAGGCCGAGCGCTGGAAGACGATCGTCGGGGCGCTCGCCCACGACGCGAAGAACCCGCTGAACGTCGTCACCGGCCGCCTCGAACTGCTGGACGACGACGGACCCCACAGCGACGCCATCCAGCGCTCCGTGGAGCGGGTGGAGTCCCTGCTCGCGGAGCTGTCGACGGTCGCGACGGTCGCCGGCCCCATCGAGGGCGTCGAGACCGTCGACCTGGCCGAGATGGTGAGTCAGGTGTGGTCGGAGCTGGGGGGCCGGGCGACACAGCTTCGCGTCGAGGTGACAGAGACCGTCGAGGCCGACCCCGACTGCCTGCATCTCGTCCTCGAACGGCTCTTCGAGAACGCTCTGACCCACGCCGGGGACGACGTGACCGTCACCGTCGGGAGCACGGAGCGTGGCTTCTACGTCGCCGACGACGGCCCGGGCATCCCGGACGGTGAGTACGAGCGGGTGTTCGAGCAGGGGTACGGGACGGCCCGCGACGGCGAGGGCTATGGCCTGTTCGTCGCCGCCAGCGTCGCGACGGCTCACGGCTGGGATATCGTCGCCGGCGAGAGCGACGCGGGCGGCGCAAGGTTCGATGTCAGGCCCACGTGA
- the sucD gene encoding succinate--CoA ligase subunit alpha, producing MSVLVDEDTRVVVQGITGGEGKFHTEQMLDYGTNVVAGAVPGKGGQEVAGVPVYDTVEQAAREEDANASVVFVPPAFAGDACFEALDASGVDLVVAITEGIPTQDMARVYRKLQETDTHLVGPNCPGLITPGVAKLGILPGNIFSSGNVGLVSRSGTLTYQVVDNLTERGLGQSTAIGIGGDPIIGTDFVDALELFEADPDTHVVAMCGEIGGEDEEEAARYIGEHMDTPVAGFIAGRTAPPGKRMGHAGAIVSGSGTGTAESKISALEDNGVAVGDTPEEVAEHVEDLL from the coding sequence ATGAGCGTTCTAGTCGACGAAGACACACGGGTCGTTGTACAGGGAATCACCGGCGGCGAAGGGAAGTTCCACACCGAACAGATGCTCGACTACGGCACCAACGTCGTCGCCGGCGCGGTGCCGGGCAAGGGCGGGCAGGAGGTCGCCGGCGTGCCGGTGTACGACACCGTCGAGCAGGCGGCCCGCGAGGAGGACGCCAACGCCTCCGTCGTGTTCGTGCCGCCGGCCTTCGCCGGTGACGCGTGCTTCGAGGCGCTCGACGCCTCCGGCGTGGACCTCGTCGTCGCCATCACCGAGGGCATCCCGACCCAGGACATGGCTCGCGTCTACCGCAAGCTACAGGAGACCGACACGCATCTGGTCGGTCCCAACTGTCCCGGTCTCATCACGCCGGGCGTCGCCAAGCTCGGCATCCTGCCGGGCAACATCTTCTCGTCGGGCAACGTCGGTCTGGTCTCCCGGTCGGGGACGCTGACCTACCAGGTCGTCGACAACCTCACCGAGCGCGGTCTCGGCCAGTCGACGGCCATCGGTATCGGCGGCGACCCCATCATCGGGACGGACTTCGTCGACGCCCTCGAACTGTTCGAGGCCGACCCCGACACCCACGTCGTCGCCATGTGCGGTGAAATCGGCGGCGAGGACGAGGAGGAGGCCGCCCGCTACATCGGCGAGCACATGGACACGCCGGTCGCCGGCTTCATCGCCGGACGGACCGCGCCGCCGGGCAAGCGGATGGGCCACGCCGGCGCCATCGTCTCCGGGTCGGGGACGGGCACCGCCGAGTCGAAGATATCGGCACTGGAAGACAACGGCGTCGCGGTCGGCGACACCCCTGAAGAGGTAGCCGAACACGTGGAAGACCTACTATAG
- the sucC gene encoding ADP-forming succinate--CoA ligase subunit beta: protein MRLHEYQAKQVFADAGVPTPASTLAETVDDAVDAAEDIGYPVAIKAQVHVGGRGKAGGIKLVDDADEAREAAESILGMDLKGFHVSKVLVEEAVDFVNELYVGVTMDRGEGRPVAMVSTKGGVDIESVAEETPEAIAREHIDPAFGMHPFQARKAVYDAGVDREVANDVASVLGTLYQLWDDRDGADVEVNPLMITSDGDVVAADAVMNIDGDALFRQPELAEMGEEASEGDALEQKADEYGFDYVRLSGNVGIIGNGAGLVMTTLDLVDYYGGEPANFLDVGGGAKADRIANALDMVFSDDNVDSVVFNIFGGITRGDEVANGINQALEQFDEIPKPVTVRLAGTNAEEGMEILNKDLVTVEHTLEDAVQRAVSYAEEEEE, encoded by the coding sequence ATGCGATTGCATGAATACCAGGCGAAACAGGTCTTCGCCGACGCGGGCGTCCCCACACCCGCGTCCACGTTGGCCGAGACAGTCGACGACGCCGTCGACGCGGCCGAGGATATCGGCTATCCGGTCGCTATCAAGGCACAGGTACACGTCGGCGGCCGCGGGAAGGCCGGCGGCATCAAACTCGTCGACGACGCCGACGAGGCGCGCGAGGCCGCAGAGTCCATCCTCGGGATGGACCTCAAAGGGTTCCACGTCTCGAAGGTGCTCGTAGAGGAGGCCGTCGACTTCGTCAACGAACTGTACGTCGGCGTGACGATGGACCGCGGCGAGGGCCGGCCCGTCGCCATGGTGTCGACGAAAGGCGGCGTCGACATCGAATCGGTCGCCGAGGAGACCCCCGAGGCCATCGCGCGGGAACACATCGACCCCGCCTTCGGGATGCACCCGTTCCAGGCCCGCAAGGCCGTCTACGACGCCGGTGTCGACCGCGAGGTCGCCAACGACGTGGCGAGCGTGCTGGGCACGCTGTACCAGCTCTGGGACGACCGCGACGGCGCCGACGTCGAGGTCAACCCCCTGATGATTACGAGCGACGGCGACGTGGTCGCGGCCGACGCCGTCATGAACATCGACGGCGACGCGCTGTTCCGACAGCCGGAGCTCGCCGAGATGGGCGAGGAGGCGAGTGAGGGCGACGCGCTCGAACAGAAGGCCGACGAGTACGGCTTCGACTACGTCCGCCTCTCGGGGAACGTCGGCATCATCGGCAACGGTGCGGGCCTCGTGATGACGACGCTCGACCTCGTGGACTACTACGGCGGCGAGCCCGCGAACTTCCTCGACGTCGGCGGCGGCGCGAAGGCCGACCGCATCGCCAACGCGCTCGATATGGTGTTCTCCGACGACAACGTCGATTCGGTCGTCTTCAACATCTTCGGGGGTATCACCCGCGGCGACGAGGTGGCAAACGGCATCAATCAGGCCCTGGAGCAGTTCGACGAGATTCCCAAGCCCGTCACCGTCAGGCTGGCCGGGACCAACGCCGAGGAGGGCATGGAGATTCTGAACAAAGACCTCGTGACGGTCGAACACACGCTGGAGGACGCCGTCCAGCGGGCGGTCAGCTACGCGGAGGAGGAAGAAGAATGA
- a CDS encoding NAD-dependent deacylase, which translates to MDEQALDALADDIRTADSTVALSGAGVSTASGIPSFRGEDGIWQEWDPDAFHRRRLDADPAGFWRDRSDLRSALSGDDPEPNAAHAALATLEARGQLDAVLTQNVDGLHTAAGSDRVVELHGTNRRVRCDDCGVTEPAEPVFERVREEIDATGPKSSSLPPRCDCGGVYRPDVVLFGESLPDAALDRAQRLARESDVFLAVGSSLSVRPAALLPRIAVDAGATLAVVNFEETPRDGDADYLLRADVTAVLPAIADRL; encoded by the coding sequence ATGGACGAACAGGCGCTCGATGCCCTCGCCGACGACATCCGGACCGCCGACAGCACCGTGGCGCTCTCCGGCGCGGGCGTCTCGACGGCCTCGGGCATCCCTTCCTTCCGCGGCGAGGACGGTATCTGGCAGGAGTGGGACCCCGACGCCTTCCACCGGCGGCGTCTCGACGCCGACCCGGCGGGGTTCTGGCGGGACCGCAGCGACCTCCGGTCGGCGCTGTCGGGCGACGACCCGGAACCGAACGCCGCCCACGCTGCTCTGGCGACGCTGGAGGCGCGGGGGCAGCTCGATGCCGTGCTGACGCAGAACGTCGACGGCCTCCACACCGCCGCCGGGAGCGACCGCGTCGTCGAACTCCACGGCACGAACCGGCGGGTGCGCTGTGACGACTGCGGCGTGACCGAACCGGCCGAGCCAGTGTTCGAGCGAGTGCGGGAGGAAATCGACGCCACGGGCCCGAAATCGAGTTCGCTGCCACCGCGGTGTGACTGTGGCGGCGTCTACCGGCCCGACGTGGTGCTGTTCGGGGAGTCGCTGCCCGACGCGGCGCTCGACCGCGCCCAGCGGCTCGCTCGCGAGAGCGACGTGTTCCTGGCAGTCGGCTCCTCGCTGTCGGTGCGACCCGCAGCGCTCCTGCCCCGAATCGCCGTCGACGCGGGCGCGACGCTAGCGGTCGTCAACTTCGAGGAAACGCCCCGCGACGGGGACGCGGACTACCTGCTCCGGGCGGACGTGACGGCCGTCCTCCCGGCTATCGCGGACCGGCTCTAG
- a CDS encoding DUF5793 family protein, whose protein sequence is MRRDYFTIDVRPEPGDDGIPTVAIEYTGPSGGLRDRLTETAEATLESSELDVAFRHQADSETGVLSLTDRMTGEFIFEVAAPVSEVDALVTAAQRHDGDGEYEVRLTDSGGKSLVYEKEVLLVYDDEGGLLRQRSLIPGSVEL, encoded by the coding sequence TCCGGCCGGAACCAGGCGATGACGGTATCCCCACGGTAGCGATCGAGTATACGGGCCCGTCGGGCGGTCTCCGGGACCGCCTCACCGAGACGGCGGAAGCGACCCTCGAATCGAGCGAGTTAGACGTCGCCTTCCGCCACCAGGCCGACAGCGAGACCGGGGTCCTCTCGCTGACGGACCGGATGACCGGCGAGTTCATCTTCGAGGTGGCCGCGCCCGTCAGCGAGGTCGACGCGCTCGTCACTGCCGCCCAGCGCCACGACGGCGACGGCGAGTACGAGGTCCGGCTGACCGACAGCGGTGGGAAGTCGCTGGTCTACGAGAAGGAGGTGCTGCTGGTGTACGACGACGAGGGCGGCCTGTTGCGCCAGCGGAGCCTCATCCCGGGCAGCGTCGAGCTCTAG